The Mytilus galloprovincialis chromosome 7, xbMytGall1.hap1.1, whole genome shotgun sequence genome has a window encoding:
- the LOC143083023 gene encoding uncharacterized protein LOC143083023: protein MMENNNAQGDILEKIRQSIIAGHRCFTNDDVDCNSILVDLRQAQRSLDVLGLPDDSKRNIGATVMALVDQIEMKIQRDRAPSNTKAYSASRHRHADGPGRPKVVIPLNQLQMLHNLNFTASQMAEQFQCSVQLIYKSLYDAGLKQRTRYSNLDDTALDEKIHELQDQYPNAGSVMMDGYLQTQGITMQRKRIRESMRRTSPFPVAHRLSKTIKRRKYSVAMSNSLWHVDGHMKLIRWGISTHGGIDGYSRLITFVKADTNNKATTVLSHFVGACIQFGVPSRVRSDHGGENVMIALFMNLINGQDRRSHITGRSVHNQRIERLWRDIFKEVIHKYYDLFYRMEDRGLLDIDNKFHILALQTVYVPVINEALEVFRKGWNSHKLSTEKNRTPKQIWLSGILQNVNSEATPIANLYGEDIPSKLENRLRRYGLNPVDFLQQEDSNPQQELLNAAQIEVVNTRIAASPNSDDAYTACLEYMTEIGLIS from the exons ATGATGGAAAACAACAATGCCCAAGGAGACATATTAGAGAAAATCAGACAGAGTATTATCGCTGGTCACCGCTGTTTTACAAATGATGATGTGGATTGTAACTCCATACTTGTTGATTTACGTCAAGCTCAGAGGTCCCTGGACGTGTTAGGTTTACCCGACGACAGCAAGAGGAATATAGGTGCCACAGTCATGGCTTTGGTGGACCAAATTGAGATGAAAATACAAAGAGACCGTGCACCATCGAACACTAAAGCTTACTCAGCTAGTCGCCATAGACATGCAG atgGTCCTGGAAGGCCGAAAGTAGTTATTCCACTGAACCAATTGCAAATGCTGCACAATTTAAATTTCACAGCATCCCAAATGGCAGAGCAATTTCAGTGTTCGGTACAGTTGATATATAAAAGTCTGTATGATGCAGGTCTCAAGCAGAGAACACGTTACAGCAATCTTGATGATACAGCTTTGGATGAAAAGATTCATGAGCTCCAAGATCAATATCCAAATGCTGGTTCAGTG atGATGGATGGGTATCTTCAAACTCAAGGTATAACCATGCAAAGAAAACGAATCCGGGAGAGCATGAGAAGAACATCCCCATTTCCAGTTGCACATAGATTGTCAAAGACAATTAAGAGACGAAAGTATTCTGTTGCAATGAGCAATTCTTTGTGGCATGTTGATGGTCATATGAAATTGATAAG GTGGGGAATATCTACACATGGAGGAATAGATGGTTATAGTAGGCTGATAACATTTGTGAAAGCAGATACTAACAACAAGGCAACAACAGTATTAAGCCACTTCGTTGGTGCTTGTATACAGTTTGGAGTTCCATCTAGGGTTAGATCTGATCATGGTGGCGAAAATGTTATGATCGCCCTATTCATGAACTTGATAAATGGACAGGATAGACGCAGTCATATAACTGGCAGATCTGTTCATAATCAAAGAATTGAAAGGCTTTGGAGGGATATTTTTAAGGAGGTCATACACAAATATTATGATCTGTTTTATCGGATGGAAGATAGAGGATTGCTTGATATTGACAATAAATTTCACATTTTGGCATTACAAACTGTTTATGTGCCAGTGATTAATGAAGCTTTGGAAGTTTTCAGGAAAGGATGGAATAGCCATAAACTGTCAACTGAAAAAAACAGAACTCCAAAGCAGATATGGTTAAGTGGAATTTTGCAAAATGTAAATTCGGAAGCAACTCCTATTGCCAATTTATATGGGGAAGATATTCCTTCCAAACTAGAAAACAGGTTGAGAAGGTATGGATTGAATCCAGTAGACTTTCTCCAACAGGAAGATTCAAATCCTCAACAGGAATTGTTAAATGCAGCACAGATTGAGGTTGTTAACACCAGAATAGCTGCTTCTCCAAATTCAGATGATGCATATACAGCATGTTTGGAGTATATGACAGAGATTGGGCTCATATCTTAG